A single window of Luteipulveratus halotolerans DNA harbors:
- a CDS encoding SDR family NAD(P)-dependent oxidoreductase produces MTRPLAVVTGASSGIGRASARRLAAEGFEVICAARRTDRIEALAAEIDGRAVTCDVTKADDLAALAREVGDRLDVLVANAGGALGTEHVVDADLDEWRTMYETNVIGVAASVQALMPALITGEGEVIVIGSVAGHVSYEGGGGYVAAKHAVRAMLGSLRLEMYDQPVRICEIDPGMVESDEFSLVRFHGDAEKAAAVYAGVVDPLQQEDIAECVAFVATRPKHVNIDSMVVRPRSQPAQHKVHRRSS; encoded by the coding sequence ATGACGCGTCCTCTCGCAGTGGTGACCGGTGCAAGCAGCGGGATCGGTCGGGCGAGTGCCCGACGCCTGGCCGCCGAGGGGTTCGAGGTGATCTGCGCGGCGCGGCGTACCGACCGCATCGAGGCGCTCGCCGCCGAGATCGACGGCCGCGCCGTCACCTGCGACGTCACGAAGGCGGACGACCTGGCCGCACTCGCGCGGGAGGTCGGCGACCGGCTCGACGTGCTCGTCGCCAACGCCGGTGGTGCGCTCGGCACCGAGCACGTCGTCGACGCCGATCTCGATGAGTGGCGCACGATGTACGAGACCAACGTCATCGGGGTGGCCGCCTCGGTCCAGGCGCTGATGCCCGCGCTGATCACGGGTGAGGGCGAGGTCATCGTGATCGGCTCGGTCGCCGGGCACGTGTCGTACGAAGGCGGCGGCGGCTACGTCGCGGCCAAGCACGCGGTGCGCGCGATGCTCGGGTCGCTGCGCCTGGAGATGTACGACCAGCCGGTGCGGATCTGCGAGATCGACCCGGGCATGGTCGAGTCGGACGAGTTCTCGCTGGTGCGCTTCCACGGCGATGCCGAGAAGGCCGCTGCGGTCTACGCCGGTGTGGTCGACCCGCTGCAGCAGGAGGACATCGCCGAGTGCGTCGCCTTCGTCGCGACCCGCCCCAAGCACGTCAACATCGACTCGATGGTGGTGCGACCGCGGTCGCAGCCCGCCCAGCACAAGGTGCACCGCCGCTCCAGCTGA
- a CDS encoding 1,4-dihydroxy-2-naphthoyl-CoA synthase — translation MTDAASTTNPFDPDAWDVVPGFDDLTDITYHRAKDVGCVRVAFDRPEVLNAFRPHTVDELYRVLDHARRTPDVGCVLLTGNGPGPAGTGSAGKWSFCSGGDQRIRGRSGYQYADGETGDTVDERRVKAEGGRLHILEVQRLIRTMPKVVIAVVGGWAAGGGHSLHVVCDLTIASREHARFKQTDADVGSFDGGYGSAYLAKQVGQKFAREIFFLGRTYSAEDMHRMGAVNIVADHAELEVEALQAAREIMGKSPQAQRMLKFAFNLSDDGLMGQQVFAGEATRLAYMTDEAVEGRDQFLQKREPDWSPFPWYF, via the coding sequence GTGACTGACGCAGCGAGCACCACCAACCCGTTCGACCCCGACGCCTGGGACGTCGTCCCCGGGTTCGACGACCTGACCGACATCACCTACCACCGGGCCAAGGACGTCGGCTGCGTGCGCGTCGCGTTCGACCGGCCCGAGGTGCTCAATGCGTTCCGTCCCCACACGGTCGATGAGCTCTACCGCGTGCTGGACCACGCCCGGCGTACACCCGATGTGGGCTGCGTCCTGCTCACCGGCAACGGGCCCGGGCCCGCGGGCACCGGCTCGGCTGGCAAGTGGTCGTTCTGCTCCGGCGGCGACCAGCGCATCCGGGGCCGCTCCGGCTACCAGTACGCCGACGGTGAGACCGGCGACACCGTGGACGAGCGCCGGGTCAAGGCCGAGGGCGGGCGGCTGCACATCCTGGAGGTCCAGCGCCTCATCCGCACGATGCCCAAGGTCGTCATCGCGGTGGTCGGCGGCTGGGCGGCCGGCGGCGGGCACAGCCTCCACGTCGTGTGCGACCTGACGATCGCCTCGCGTGAGCACGCCCGGTTCAAGCAGACCGACGCCGACGTGGGCTCGTTCGACGGTGGCTACGGGTCGGCGTACCTCGCCAAGCAGGTCGGCCAGAAGTTCGCTCGCGAGATCTTCTTCCTCGGCCGCACCTACTCCGCCGAGGACATGCACCGCATGGGGGCGGTCAACATCGTCGCCGACCACGCCGAGCTCGAGGTCGAGGCGCTGCAGGCCGCCCGCGAGATCATGGGCAAGTCGCCGCAGGCGCAGCGGATGCTGAAGTTCGCGTTCAACCTGTCCGACGACGGTCTGATGGGTCAGCAGGTGTTCGCGGGCGAGGCGACCCGACTGGCATACATGACCGACGAGGCCGTCGAGGGCCGCGACCAGTTCCTGCAGAAGCGCGAGCCCGACTGGTCGCCCTTCCCCTGGTACTTCTGA
- a CDS encoding sulfate/molybdate ABC transporter ATP-binding protein: MITVSAAHKTYGDFTALDDVSLEVPAGSLTALLGPSGSGKSTLLRAIAGLEELDTGAVVIQGSDVTRVPAQKRGIGFVFQHYAAFKHMTVRDNVAFGLKIRKRPKAEIAHKVDDLLEIVGLGGFQHRYPAQLSGGQRQRMALARALAVDPQVLLLDEPFGALDAQVRADLRQWLRRLHDEVHVTTVLVTHDQEEALDVADLIAVLNKGRIEQIGTPDDLYERPANDFVMSFLGSVSRLDGRLVRPHDIEVVRDRPSSETVGAEGISVTEAVVDRVVRLGFEVRVELRDVASDERFSAQVTRAEDERLGLEVGDTVWVRPTRPLPPEEIDPALAV, from the coding sequence ATGATCACGGTCTCTGCTGCTCACAAGACGTACGGCGACTTCACCGCCCTCGACGATGTCAGTCTCGAGGTCCCGGCCGGCTCGCTGACCGCACTGCTGGGCCCGAGCGGATCGGGCAAGTCCACGCTGCTGCGCGCGATCGCCGGCCTCGAGGAGCTCGACACCGGTGCCGTCGTCATCCAGGGTTCGGACGTGACGCGGGTGCCCGCCCAGAAGCGGGGCATCGGGTTCGTCTTCCAGCACTACGCGGCGTTCAAGCACATGACCGTGCGCGACAACGTGGCGTTCGGGCTCAAGATCCGCAAGCGGCCCAAGGCCGAGATCGCCCACAAGGTCGACGACCTGCTGGAGATCGTCGGGCTCGGCGGGTTCCAGCACCGCTACCCGGCGCAGCTGTCGGGTGGTCAGCGGCAGCGGATGGCCCTCGCGCGGGCGCTCGCGGTCGACCCGCAGGTGCTGCTGCTCGACGAGCCGTTCGGCGCTCTGGACGCGCAGGTGCGTGCCGACCTGCGGCAGTGGCTGCGCCGGCTGCACGACGAGGTGCACGTCACCACCGTGCTGGTCACCCACGACCAGGAGGAGGCGCTCGACGTCGCCGACCTCATCGCCGTCCTCAACAAGGGGCGCATCGAGCAGATCGGCACGCCGGACGACCTCTACGAGCGGCCCGCCAACGACTTCGTCATGTCGTTCCTGGGCTCGGTGTCGCGGCTCGACGGCAGGCTCGTCCGACCGCACGACATCGAGGTGGTCCGCGATCGACCGTCCTCCGAAACCGTTGGTGCTGAAGGGATCTCGGTCACCGAGGCCGTCGTCGACCGCGTCGTGCGCCTGGGCTTCGAGGTGCGGGTCGAGCTGCGCGACGTCGCCTCGGACGAGCGGTTCTCGGCGCAGGTGACGCGGGCCGAGGACGAGCGGCTCGGCCTGGAGGTGGGCGACACGGTGTGGGTACGCCCGACCCGACCGCTGCCGCCCGAGGAGATCGACCCGGCGCTCGCCGTCTGA
- the cysT gene encoding sulfate ABC transporter permease subunit CysT, which translates to MAVTTSRQGGGATPAPSPDDPGDRRTPARTPRRARRGVARATGHTGPLGVGVVTLWLSVMVLLPLAALTVKSFGHGFGGFWDAVTAPAALASLRTTVLVSVVVALVNVVMGTLIAWVLVRDEFPGKRIVDALIDLPFALPTIVASIVLLSLYGPNSPIGIHINATRWALIVALAFVTLPFVVRSVQPVLIEADREVEEAAASLGASGWTTFTKVVLPTLLPAIISGGGLTFARAIGEYGSVVLIGGNIPRETQVSSQYIQQQIEIDEPVNAAAVSVALLLIAFATLLVLRVLAGRGRRREERSS; encoded by the coding sequence GTGGCTGTCACCACCTCACGTCAGGGCGGGGGCGCCACACCGGCGCCTTCGCCTGATGACCCCGGCGACCGTCGTACGCCGGCCCGCACCCCGCGCCGAGCCCGGCGCGGGGTCGCGCGCGCCACCGGCCACACCGGTCCGCTCGGCGTCGGCGTCGTCACGCTGTGGCTGAGCGTCATGGTGCTGCTGCCGCTCGCGGCGCTCACCGTGAAGTCGTTCGGCCACGGGTTCGGCGGGTTCTGGGACGCCGTCACCGCTCCCGCCGCGCTCGCGTCGCTGCGGACGACGGTGCTGGTCTCGGTCGTCGTCGCGCTCGTCAACGTCGTGATGGGCACGCTGATCGCCTGGGTGCTCGTGCGTGACGAGTTCCCCGGCAAGCGCATCGTCGACGCCCTCATCGATCTGCCGTTCGCGCTGCCGACGATCGTGGCCAGCATCGTGCTGCTGTCGCTGTACGGACCGAACAGCCCGATCGGCATCCATATCAACGCGACTCGCTGGGCGCTGATCGTGGCGCTGGCGTTCGTGACGCTGCCGTTCGTGGTGCGTTCGGTGCAGCCGGTGCTGATCGAGGCCGACCGCGAGGTCGAGGAGGCCGCTGCCTCGCTCGGTGCGAGCGGCTGGACGACGTTCACCAAGGTGGTGCTGCCGACCCTGCTGCCCGCGATCATCTCCGGCGGCGGGCTGACCTTCGCGCGCGCCATCGGCGAGTACGGCTCGGTCGTGCTCATCGGCGGCAACATCCCGCGCGAGACGCAGGTGTCCTCGCAGTACATCCAGCAGCAGATCGAGATCGACGAGCCGGTCAACGCCGCCGCCGTCTCGGTGGCGCTGCTGCTGATCGCGTTCGCGACGCTGCTCGTGCTGCGCGTGCTCGCCGGGCGCGGCCGCCGACGTGAGGAGCGCAGCTCATGA
- the cysW gene encoding sulfate ABC transporter permease subunit CysW, which produces MKTSAPVRITLRTVALGYLGLLLAVPIALILWRTFEPGFGVFWDSIRTPAAISALNLSLLIVAIVVPLNVVFGVVTALALVRGRFRGRGLLQAVVDLPFAVSPVVVGVSLIMLWGAGGWFGGIESTGFKVIFGLPGMVLATAFVTLPFVVREVEPVLHEIGTEQEQAAATLGATGWQTFWRITLPAIRWGLTYGVVLTVARALGEFGAVIMVSSGFPGVSQTLTLLVHSRYIDDHNTHGAYAAATLLMGLALVTLLLMTALHGKRLGAKKAARTKDDA; this is translated from the coding sequence ATGAAGACCTCGGCCCCCGTGCGCATCACCCTGCGCACCGTCGCACTCGGCTACCTCGGCCTCCTCCTCGCGGTGCCGATCGCGCTCATCCTGTGGCGCACGTTCGAGCCCGGCTTCGGCGTGTTCTGGGACTCCATCCGTACGCCGGCCGCCATCTCGGCGCTCAACCTCTCGCTGCTCATCGTCGCGATCGTCGTACCGCTCAACGTGGTGTTCGGGGTCGTCACGGCGCTCGCGCTCGTACGCGGCAGGTTCCGTGGTCGCGGTCTGCTGCAGGCCGTGGTCGACCTGCCGTTCGCGGTGTCACCCGTCGTCGTCGGCGTCTCGCTGATCATGCTGTGGGGCGCGGGCGGCTGGTTCGGAGGCATCGAGAGCACCGGCTTCAAGGTCATCTTCGGCCTGCCCGGCATGGTGCTGGCGACGGCGTTCGTGACCCTGCCGTTCGTCGTCCGCGAGGTCGAGCCGGTGCTGCACGAGATCGGCACCGAGCAGGAGCAGGCCGCCGCCACCCTCGGCGCGACCGGCTGGCAGACGTTCTGGCGCATCACGCTGCCCGCGATCCGTTGGGGTCTGACCTACGGCGTCGTGCTCACCGTCGCGCGGGCGCTCGGCGAGTTCGGCGCGGTCATCATGGTCTCGTCCGGCTTCCCGGGCGTCTCGCAGACGCTCACGCTGCTCGTGCACTCGCGTTACATCGACGACCACAACACCCACGGCGCGTACGCCGCCGCCACCCTCTTGATGGGCCTGGCCCTGGTCACGCTGCTGCTGATGACCGCCCTGCACGGCAAGCGGCTCGGCGCGAAGAAGGCCGCACGAACGAAGGACGACGCATGA
- a CDS encoding sulfate ABC transporter substrate-binding protein, whose protein sequence is MKHPRRLVLTAAAAAATMALAGCSGGGASDSVDSPAASGKGGAAPEGGTTLNLFAYAVPKPGFDKVIPAFNATPAGKGVTFQQSYGASGDQSRKVAAGASADVVNFSVEPDITRLVDAGLVDPSWNKDAHQGIPFGSVVTIVTRKGNPKGIKDWDDLLKPGVEVVTPNPFSSGSAKWNLLAPYAAKSNGGKDPKAGLAYIDKLVSDHVKVQPKSGREATETFLQGTGDVLLSYENEALFSERKGDAVEHVTPPQTFKIENPVAVLKNSKHAAQANAFRDFLYTPAGQRAWAQAGFRPVDPTVAKEFAQQFPQPQKLWTIKDLGGWKTVDGGLFKKGTGQIAVIYDKATQ, encoded by the coding sequence GTGAAGCATCCCCGCAGACTTGTCCTGACCGCGGCGGCCGCCGCCGCGACCATGGCGCTGGCCGGGTGCTCCGGTGGCGGCGCCTCCGACTCGGTCGACTCCCCGGCAGCCTCCGGGAAGGGCGGCGCCGCGCCCGAGGGCGGGACGACGCTCAACCTGTTCGCGTACGCCGTGCCGAAGCCGGGCTTCGACAAGGTCATCCCGGCGTTCAACGCGACGCCGGCGGGCAAGGGCGTGACGTTCCAGCAGTCGTACGGTGCGTCGGGCGACCAGTCACGCAAGGTGGCCGCGGGCGCCTCGGCCGACGTCGTGAACTTCTCGGTCGAGCCCGACATCACCCGACTCGTCGACGCCGGCCTGGTCGACCCGAGCTGGAACAAGGACGCTCACCAGGGCATCCCGTTCGGCTCGGTCGTCACGATCGTCACCCGCAAGGGCAACCCCAAGGGCATCAAGGACTGGGACGACCTGCTCAAGCCGGGCGTCGAGGTCGTCACGCCCAACCCGTTCTCCTCCGGCTCCGCCAAGTGGAACCTGCTCGCGCCGTACGCCGCCAAGAGCAACGGTGGCAAGGACCCCAAGGCGGGCCTGGCGTACATCGACAAGCTCGTCAGCGATCACGTCAAGGTGCAGCCGAAGTCCGGCCGCGAGGCGACCGAGACCTTCCTGCAGGGCACCGGCGACGTGCTGCTCAGCTACGAGAACGAGGCGCTGTTCTCCGAGCGCAAGGGCGACGCCGTGGAGCACGTCACGCCGCCGCAGACGTTCAAGATCGAGAACCCCGTGGCCGTGCTCAAGAACAGCAAGCACGCTGCACAGGCCAACGCCTTCCGCGACTTCCTCTACACCCCGGCCGGGCAGCGCGCCTGGGCACAGGCCGGTTTCCGACCGGTCGACCCGACCGTGGCGAAGGAGTTCGCCCAGCAGTTCCCGCAGCCGCAGAAGCTGTGGACCATCAAGGACCTCGGTGGCTGGAAGACCGTCGACGGCGGCCTGTTCAAGAAGGGCACCGGCCAGATCGCGGTCATCTACGACAAGGCGACCCAGTAA